In Pungitius pungitius chromosome 2, fPunPun2.1, whole genome shotgun sequence, a single window of DNA contains:
- the si:ch211-39i2.2 gene encoding DNA damage-inducible transcript 4-like protein-like: MPDTSARLFGHTSAALSEERSVAAMIGRYFLQLTSPDRETSSARRGSVDSCDEKDSISLFANIDAGMEHEERLLQQDVTRRIERCLTEAKASPLHCQTLLLPRQMTARVGQDVVRSSSDEPCGLRGASIALYVDCKEGLMSAGSIFLDPSVTPTFELSLIFKADRGDGWPPLRSIFETNKVMKLRPEYRLVKRKLYSSASPVIHDFDYEGVENVNPFHPTSC; the protein is encoded by the exons ATGCCGGACACCTCCGCTCGGCTCTTTGGACACACGTCGGCCGCTCTGTCGGAGGAGCGAAGCGTCGCAGCGATGATCGGGAGGTATTTCCTCCAGCTCACGTCCCCGGACCGGGAGACGAGCTCAGCCCGGCGGGGGAGCGTGGACAGCTGCGACGAGAAGGACAGCATCTCGCTtt TTGCCAACATAGACGCCGGAATGGAGCACGAAGAGCGGCTCCTGCAGCAAGACGTGACCCGACGCATCGAGCGCTGTCTGACGGAGGCCAAAGCCTCCCCCCTCCACTGCCAGACGTTGCTGCTGCCCCGCCAGATGACCGCCAGGGTGGGCCAAGACGTGGTGCGCTCCTCCTCCGATGAGCCCTGCGGCCTGCGGGGCGCCTCCATCGCGCTCTACGTGGACTGCAAAGAGGGCCTGATGTCCGCTGGGAGCATCTTCCTGGACCCAAGTGTCACCCCGACATTTGAACTGTCACTGATCTTCAAGGCCGATCGGGGCGATGGGTGGCCCCCACTCAGGAGCATCTTTGAGACCAACAAAGTGATGAAGCTGAGGCCGGAGTACCGGCTAGTGAAGAGGAAGCTCTACTCCTCGGCCAGCCCCGTCATTCACGATTTTGACTACGAGGGCGTTGAGAATGTAAACCCGTTTCACCCTACCTCTTGTTGA
- the brd8b gene encoding bromodomain-containing protein 8 isoform X1 encodes MASGIGKHKIQNVGPTEPWSIREKLCLASSVMRSGDQNWVSVSRAIKPFSEPGRPPDWFSQKHCASQYSELLEATEAPKRKRGEKGEVVETIEDVIVRRLTTERIEELKKLLRDTQEQYRKLKKEVDLIQTGHMDSQLKELWAEITLKKKQAEEEAEQKRKATETAFQARQAMKNTPKRLPSVTVRSPLGASPPTVDPPAESLVPATPMDTGGAASDDTPTTTTSTTMTTPTTHSVAQGIAVFLPALDAPGLGPKDGGPAPQVDDSPQKRLLTQKSTPPPSPLLSELLKKGNLISASPRLVGEGDSVGSLTNGVQTATAATALPPGHVVISAESEAAVKAELSEEAGLVEEDLVAVSYMGDELDLETVGDIIAIIEEKVDDSVEALDAAAVEAALSLCEEAVSEGHTLPGPWETHELKASDPPPALQDPDPGQEPQDEVAIAALIPAGVETQEQPETKREHLKGHCDGPEVTASEVTSSVASDDGATGSEVTEEGAAGKEATEATVKSEGEEWSQPEPNPPCLDSEDSSVSGKESKEVKEEEAGSEGYPEEGIELKEECGDGEVEGEGEGPYLSEVERAASESEDGYGPPSQRYTADSLASSPASSSQLSTCGEDQEAVQAQKIWKKAIMLVWRAAANHRYASVFLQPVSDDIAPGYHSIVHRPMDLSAIKKNIESGVIRTTAEFQRDIMLMFQNAVMYNSSDHDVYHMALEMQRDVLEHVQQFLATQLIMQTSESAISAKSLRGREGNRKPGEPAEKDSVPMASPAFLLSLFDGGTRGRRSAMEADLKMKK; translated from the exons ATGGCGAGCGGTATCGGCA AACACAAGATCCAGAATGTGGGACCAACAGAGCCCTGGTCCATCAGGGAGAAACTGTGCCTGGCCTCCTCTGTTATGAGGAGTGGCGACCAAAACTG GGTGTCTGTAAGTAGAGCCATCAAGCCCTTCTCGGAGCCCGGCCGTCCACCGGACTGGTTCTCACAGAAG CACTGTGCCTCACAATACtccgagctgctggaggccacaGAAGCACCCAA GCGTAAGCGGGGTGAGAAAGGTGAGGTGGTCGAAACCATTGAAGATGTCATTGTGCGTAGGCTGACCACAGAGAGGATAGAGGAACTCAAAAAACTCCTGCGAGACACACAGGAGCAGTACAG GAAGTTGAAGAAAGAGGTGGACCTGATACAGACGGGTCACATGGACTCCCAGCTGAAGGAGCTGTGGGCGGAGATCACACT AAAGAAGAAGCAGGCCGAGGAGGAAGCCGAACAGAAAAGGAAAGCCACAGAAACCGCGTTCCAAG CTCGCCAGGCCATGAAAAACACACCCAAGCGTCTCCCCAGTGTAACCGTACGTTCTCCCCTGGGTGCCAGCCCCCCCACTGTGGACCCTCCGGCGGAGTCCTTGGTCCCCGCGACGCCCATGGATACTGGAGGTGCTGCCTCCGATGACACCCCTACCACCACTACCTCCACCACCATGACTACACCCACCACCCACTCGGTT GCCCAGGGGATCGCTGTCTTCCTCCCAGCGCTGGATGCTCCAGGCCTGGGGCCCAAAGATGGAGGCCCAGCCCCTCAAGTAGATGATTCGCCTCAGAAGAGGCTCTTAACCCAGAAATCCACGCCGCCGCCCTCCCCTCTCCTGTCGGAACTGCTGAAGAAGGGCAACCTCATCTCGGCCAGCCCCCGCCTG GTCGGGGAGGGAGACTCTGTTGGAAGCCTCACCAATGGAGTTCAGACAGCCACTGCAGCCACTGCCTTACCACCAGGCCATGTAGTCATCAGCG cagagAGTGAAGCTGCAGTGAAGGCAGAACTCAGTGAGGAGGCGGGGTTAGTAGAAGAGGACCTTGTAGCAGTGTCCTACATGGGAGATGAGTTGGACCTGGAGACAGTGGGGGACATCATTGCCATCATAGAGGAGAAG GTCGACGACTCTGTGGAGGCCTTGGATGCAGCGGCGGTGGAAGCCGCTCTCTCCCTGTGTGAAGAGGCCGTCTCAGAAGGACACACTCTCCCGGGCCCCTGGGAGACCCACGAGCTGAAGGCTTCGGACCCGCCACCCGCGCTCCAAGACCCCGACCCCGGTCAGGAGCCTCAGGACGAGGTCGCCATAGCCGCCCTTATTCCTGCGGGCGTGGAGACCCAGGAGCAGCCGGAAACCAAAAGAGAACATCTCAAGGGACACTGTGATGGACCCGAAGTAACCGCAAGCGAGGTCACCTCTTCGGTCGCGTCTGACGATGGTGCCACAGGAAGTGAGGTTACAGAGGAGGGGGCGGCAGGGAAGGAGGCCACTGAGGCGACGGTCAAGAGCGAGGGGGAGGAGTGGAGCCAGCCGGAGCCCAACCCGCCATGCCTCG ACTCTGAGGACAGCTCTGTGTCCGGGAAAGAGTCCAAG gaggtgaaggaggaggaggccggtaGCGAAGGCTACCCAGAAGAAGGGATAGAGCTGAAGGAGGAGTGCGGGgacggggaggtggagggggaaggggaggggcccTATCTGTCAGAGGTGGAGCGGGCCGCCAGCGAGAGTGAGGACGGTTACGGGCCGCCCTCGCAGCGCTACACAGCGGACTCCCTGGCCAGCAGCCCGGCCTCGTCCTCCCAGCT ATCTACATGCGGTGAGGACCAGGAGGCCGTGCAGGCCCAGAAGATCTGGAAGAAAGCCATAATGCTGGTGTGGAGAGCTGCAGCCAACCACAG GTATGCCAGCGTCTTCCTGCAGCCGGTGTCTGATGACATCGCCCCTGGTTACCACAGCATCGTACACAG ACCCATGGACCTGTCGGCCATAAAGAAGAACATCGAGTCCGGCGTGATCCGCACCACGGCCGAGTTCCAGCGCGACATCATGCTGATGTTCCAGAACGCCGTCATGTACAACTCGTCGGACCACGACGTGTACCACATGGCGCTGGAGATGCAACGCGACGTGCTGGAGCACGTGCAGCAGTTCCTGGCCACCCAGCTCATCATGCAGACCTCGGAGAGCGCCATCTCCGCCAAGAGCCTGCGCGGCAGGGAGGGAAACCGTAAGCCAGGAGAGCCGGCTGAGAAG GACAGTGTCCCAATGGCCTCTCctgctttccttctctctctcttt GACGGAGGCACTAGAGGTCGCCGTAGTGCCATGGAGGCCGAcctcaaaatgaagaaataa
- the brd8b gene encoding bromodomain-containing protein 8 isoform X2 translates to MASGIGKHKIQNVGPTEPWSIREKLCLASSVMRSGDQNWVSVSRAIKPFSEPGRPPDWFSQKHCASQYSELLEATEAPKRKRGEKGEVVETIEDVIVRRLTTERIEELKKLLRDTQEQYRKLKKEVDLIQTGHMDSQLKELWAEITLKKKQAEEEAEQKRKATETAFQARQAMKNTPKRLPSVTVRSPLGASPPTVDPPAESLVPATPMDTGGAASDDTPTTTTSTTMTTPTTHSVAQGIAVFLPALDAPGLGPKDGGPAPQVDDSPQKRLLTQKSTPPPSPLLSELLKKGNLISASPRLVGEGDSVGSLTNGVQTATAATALPPGHVVISESEAAVKAELSEEAGLVEEDLVAVSYMGDELDLETVGDIIAIIEEKVDDSVEALDAAAVEAALSLCEEAVSEGHTLPGPWETHELKASDPPPALQDPDPGQEPQDEVAIAALIPAGVETQEQPETKREHLKGHCDGPEVTASEVTSSVASDDGATGSEVTEEGAAGKEATEATVKSEGEEWSQPEPNPPCLDSEDSSVSGKESKEVKEEEAGSEGYPEEGIELKEECGDGEVEGEGEGPYLSEVERAASESEDGYGPPSQRYTADSLASSPASSSQLSTCGEDQEAVQAQKIWKKAIMLVWRAAANHRYASVFLQPVSDDIAPGYHSIVHRPMDLSAIKKNIESGVIRTTAEFQRDIMLMFQNAVMYNSSDHDVYHMALEMQRDVLEHVQQFLATQLIMQTSESAISAKSLRGREGNRKPGEPAEKDSVPMASPAFLLSLFDGGTRGRRSAMEADLKMKK, encoded by the exons ATGGCGAGCGGTATCGGCA AACACAAGATCCAGAATGTGGGACCAACAGAGCCCTGGTCCATCAGGGAGAAACTGTGCCTGGCCTCCTCTGTTATGAGGAGTGGCGACCAAAACTG GGTGTCTGTAAGTAGAGCCATCAAGCCCTTCTCGGAGCCCGGCCGTCCACCGGACTGGTTCTCACAGAAG CACTGTGCCTCACAATACtccgagctgctggaggccacaGAAGCACCCAA GCGTAAGCGGGGTGAGAAAGGTGAGGTGGTCGAAACCATTGAAGATGTCATTGTGCGTAGGCTGACCACAGAGAGGATAGAGGAACTCAAAAAACTCCTGCGAGACACACAGGAGCAGTACAG GAAGTTGAAGAAAGAGGTGGACCTGATACAGACGGGTCACATGGACTCCCAGCTGAAGGAGCTGTGGGCGGAGATCACACT AAAGAAGAAGCAGGCCGAGGAGGAAGCCGAACAGAAAAGGAAAGCCACAGAAACCGCGTTCCAAG CTCGCCAGGCCATGAAAAACACACCCAAGCGTCTCCCCAGTGTAACCGTACGTTCTCCCCTGGGTGCCAGCCCCCCCACTGTGGACCCTCCGGCGGAGTCCTTGGTCCCCGCGACGCCCATGGATACTGGAGGTGCTGCCTCCGATGACACCCCTACCACCACTACCTCCACCACCATGACTACACCCACCACCCACTCGGTT GCCCAGGGGATCGCTGTCTTCCTCCCAGCGCTGGATGCTCCAGGCCTGGGGCCCAAAGATGGAGGCCCAGCCCCTCAAGTAGATGATTCGCCTCAGAAGAGGCTCTTAACCCAGAAATCCACGCCGCCGCCCTCCCCTCTCCTGTCGGAACTGCTGAAGAAGGGCAACCTCATCTCGGCCAGCCCCCGCCTG GTCGGGGAGGGAGACTCTGTTGGAAGCCTCACCAATGGAGTTCAGACAGCCACTGCAGCCACTGCCTTACCACCAGGCCATGTAGTCATCAGCG agAGTGAAGCTGCAGTGAAGGCAGAACTCAGTGAGGAGGCGGGGTTAGTAGAAGAGGACCTTGTAGCAGTGTCCTACATGGGAGATGAGTTGGACCTGGAGACAGTGGGGGACATCATTGCCATCATAGAGGAGAAG GTCGACGACTCTGTGGAGGCCTTGGATGCAGCGGCGGTGGAAGCCGCTCTCTCCCTGTGTGAAGAGGCCGTCTCAGAAGGACACACTCTCCCGGGCCCCTGGGAGACCCACGAGCTGAAGGCTTCGGACCCGCCACCCGCGCTCCAAGACCCCGACCCCGGTCAGGAGCCTCAGGACGAGGTCGCCATAGCCGCCCTTATTCCTGCGGGCGTGGAGACCCAGGAGCAGCCGGAAACCAAAAGAGAACATCTCAAGGGACACTGTGATGGACCCGAAGTAACCGCAAGCGAGGTCACCTCTTCGGTCGCGTCTGACGATGGTGCCACAGGAAGTGAGGTTACAGAGGAGGGGGCGGCAGGGAAGGAGGCCACTGAGGCGACGGTCAAGAGCGAGGGGGAGGAGTGGAGCCAGCCGGAGCCCAACCCGCCATGCCTCG ACTCTGAGGACAGCTCTGTGTCCGGGAAAGAGTCCAAG gaggtgaaggaggaggaggccggtaGCGAAGGCTACCCAGAAGAAGGGATAGAGCTGAAGGAGGAGTGCGGGgacggggaggtggagggggaaggggaggggcccTATCTGTCAGAGGTGGAGCGGGCCGCCAGCGAGAGTGAGGACGGTTACGGGCCGCCCTCGCAGCGCTACACAGCGGACTCCCTGGCCAGCAGCCCGGCCTCGTCCTCCCAGCT ATCTACATGCGGTGAGGACCAGGAGGCCGTGCAGGCCCAGAAGATCTGGAAGAAAGCCATAATGCTGGTGTGGAGAGCTGCAGCCAACCACAG GTATGCCAGCGTCTTCCTGCAGCCGGTGTCTGATGACATCGCCCCTGGTTACCACAGCATCGTACACAG ACCCATGGACCTGTCGGCCATAAAGAAGAACATCGAGTCCGGCGTGATCCGCACCACGGCCGAGTTCCAGCGCGACATCATGCTGATGTTCCAGAACGCCGTCATGTACAACTCGTCGGACCACGACGTGTACCACATGGCGCTGGAGATGCAACGCGACGTGCTGGAGCACGTGCAGCAGTTCCTGGCCACCCAGCTCATCATGCAGACCTCGGAGAGCGCCATCTCCGCCAAGAGCCTGCGCGGCAGGGAGGGAAACCGTAAGCCAGGAGAGCCGGCTGAGAAG GACAGTGTCCCAATGGCCTCTCctgctttccttctctctctcttt GACGGAGGCACTAGAGGTCGCCGTAGTGCCATGGAGGCCGAcctcaaaatgaagaaataa
- the brd8b gene encoding bromodomain-containing protein 8 isoform X3: MASGIGKHKIQNVGPTEPWSIREKLCLASSVMRSGDQNWVSVSRAIKPFSEPGRPPDWFSQKHCASQYSELLEATEAPKRKRGEKGEVVETIEDVIVRRLTTERIEELKKLLRDTQEQYRKLKKEVDLIQTGHMDSQLKELWAEITLKKKQAEEEAEQKRKATETAFQARQAMKNTPKRLPSVTVRSPLGASPPTVDPPAESLVPATPMDTGGAASDDTPTTTTSTTMTTPTTHSVAQGIAVFLPALDAPGLGPKDGGPAPQVDDSPQKRLLTQKSTPPPSPLLSELLKKGNLISASPRLVGEGDSVGSLTNGVQTATAATALPPGHVVISAESEAAVKAELSEEAGLVEEDLVAVSYMGDELDLETVGDIIAIIEEKVDDSVEALDAAAVEAALSLCEEAVSEGHTLPGPWETHELKASDPPPALQDPDPGQEPQDEVAIAALIPAGVETQEQPETKREHLKGHCDGPEVTASEVTSSVASDDGATGSEVTEEGAAGKEATEATVKSEGEEWSQPEPNPPCLDSEDSSVSGKESKEVKEEEAGSEGYPEEGIELKEECGDGEVEGEGEGPYLSEVERAASESEDGYGPPSQRYTADSLASSPASSSQLSTCGEDQEAVQAQKIWKKAIMLVWRAAANHRYASVFLQPVSDDIAPGYHSIVHRPMDLSAIKKNIESGVIRTTAEFQRDIMLMFQNAVMYNSSDHDVYHMALEMQRDVLEHVQQFLATQLIMQTSESAISAKSLRGREGNRKPGEPAEKDGGTRGRRSAMEADLKMKK; encoded by the exons ATGGCGAGCGGTATCGGCA AACACAAGATCCAGAATGTGGGACCAACAGAGCCCTGGTCCATCAGGGAGAAACTGTGCCTGGCCTCCTCTGTTATGAGGAGTGGCGACCAAAACTG GGTGTCTGTAAGTAGAGCCATCAAGCCCTTCTCGGAGCCCGGCCGTCCACCGGACTGGTTCTCACAGAAG CACTGTGCCTCACAATACtccgagctgctggaggccacaGAAGCACCCAA GCGTAAGCGGGGTGAGAAAGGTGAGGTGGTCGAAACCATTGAAGATGTCATTGTGCGTAGGCTGACCACAGAGAGGATAGAGGAACTCAAAAAACTCCTGCGAGACACACAGGAGCAGTACAG GAAGTTGAAGAAAGAGGTGGACCTGATACAGACGGGTCACATGGACTCCCAGCTGAAGGAGCTGTGGGCGGAGATCACACT AAAGAAGAAGCAGGCCGAGGAGGAAGCCGAACAGAAAAGGAAAGCCACAGAAACCGCGTTCCAAG CTCGCCAGGCCATGAAAAACACACCCAAGCGTCTCCCCAGTGTAACCGTACGTTCTCCCCTGGGTGCCAGCCCCCCCACTGTGGACCCTCCGGCGGAGTCCTTGGTCCCCGCGACGCCCATGGATACTGGAGGTGCTGCCTCCGATGACACCCCTACCACCACTACCTCCACCACCATGACTACACCCACCACCCACTCGGTT GCCCAGGGGATCGCTGTCTTCCTCCCAGCGCTGGATGCTCCAGGCCTGGGGCCCAAAGATGGAGGCCCAGCCCCTCAAGTAGATGATTCGCCTCAGAAGAGGCTCTTAACCCAGAAATCCACGCCGCCGCCCTCCCCTCTCCTGTCGGAACTGCTGAAGAAGGGCAACCTCATCTCGGCCAGCCCCCGCCTG GTCGGGGAGGGAGACTCTGTTGGAAGCCTCACCAATGGAGTTCAGACAGCCACTGCAGCCACTGCCTTACCACCAGGCCATGTAGTCATCAGCG cagagAGTGAAGCTGCAGTGAAGGCAGAACTCAGTGAGGAGGCGGGGTTAGTAGAAGAGGACCTTGTAGCAGTGTCCTACATGGGAGATGAGTTGGACCTGGAGACAGTGGGGGACATCATTGCCATCATAGAGGAGAAG GTCGACGACTCTGTGGAGGCCTTGGATGCAGCGGCGGTGGAAGCCGCTCTCTCCCTGTGTGAAGAGGCCGTCTCAGAAGGACACACTCTCCCGGGCCCCTGGGAGACCCACGAGCTGAAGGCTTCGGACCCGCCACCCGCGCTCCAAGACCCCGACCCCGGTCAGGAGCCTCAGGACGAGGTCGCCATAGCCGCCCTTATTCCTGCGGGCGTGGAGACCCAGGAGCAGCCGGAAACCAAAAGAGAACATCTCAAGGGACACTGTGATGGACCCGAAGTAACCGCAAGCGAGGTCACCTCTTCGGTCGCGTCTGACGATGGTGCCACAGGAAGTGAGGTTACAGAGGAGGGGGCGGCAGGGAAGGAGGCCACTGAGGCGACGGTCAAGAGCGAGGGGGAGGAGTGGAGCCAGCCGGAGCCCAACCCGCCATGCCTCG ACTCTGAGGACAGCTCTGTGTCCGGGAAAGAGTCCAAG gaggtgaaggaggaggaggccggtaGCGAAGGCTACCCAGAAGAAGGGATAGAGCTGAAGGAGGAGTGCGGGgacggggaggtggagggggaaggggaggggcccTATCTGTCAGAGGTGGAGCGGGCCGCCAGCGAGAGTGAGGACGGTTACGGGCCGCCCTCGCAGCGCTACACAGCGGACTCCCTGGCCAGCAGCCCGGCCTCGTCCTCCCAGCT ATCTACATGCGGTGAGGACCAGGAGGCCGTGCAGGCCCAGAAGATCTGGAAGAAAGCCATAATGCTGGTGTGGAGAGCTGCAGCCAACCACAG GTATGCCAGCGTCTTCCTGCAGCCGGTGTCTGATGACATCGCCCCTGGTTACCACAGCATCGTACACAG ACCCATGGACCTGTCGGCCATAAAGAAGAACATCGAGTCCGGCGTGATCCGCACCACGGCCGAGTTCCAGCGCGACATCATGCTGATGTTCCAGAACGCCGTCATGTACAACTCGTCGGACCACGACGTGTACCACATGGCGCTGGAGATGCAACGCGACGTGCTGGAGCACGTGCAGCAGTTCCTGGCCACCCAGCTCATCATGCAGACCTCGGAGAGCGCCATCTCCGCCAAGAGCCTGCGCGGCAGGGAGGGAAACCGTAAGCCAGGAGAGCCGGCTGAGAAG GACGGAGGCACTAGAGGTCGCCGTAGTGCCATGGAGGCCGAcctcaaaatgaagaaataa